In Penicillium oxalicum strain HP7-1 chromosome I, whole genome shotgun sequence, a single window of DNA contains:
- a CDS encoding tRNA (guanine-N(7)-)-methyltransferase: MDNPVARKRQQREEYRRKIQEQTERGDADVASVKMPQKRYFRQRAHANPFSDHKLDYPISPAHMDWASHYPAFVDPDPSKVNLGGTRKLLKDVEVVDIGCGFGGLLVGLAPILPETLIVGMEIRISVLDYVRSRITALRLQQQNLKKIAAANDASEAPSDTPAAPAVEDDEVGSTTTIVPGNYENITGIRANTMKFLPNFFGHHQLSKIFVCFPDPHFKARKHKARIISESLNAEYAYVLRPGGLLYTITDVEEYHHWVLRHFRYETEEGEMAPERTGGIRDLWELVSDEELEADPCVRVMKFETEESKKVTRNNGNKYVAVFRRKADPEWPA; encoded by the exons ATGGATAATCCAGTGGCGCGCAAGCGCCAACAGCGTGAGGAATACCGTCGCAAGATCCAAGAGCAAACAGAACGTGGAGATGCCGACGTCGCCAGCGTGAAGATGCCGCAGAAGAGATACTTCCGGCAGCGCGCGCATGCCAATCCATTCTCGGATCACAAATTGGACTA TCCAATTAGCCCGGCGCATATGGACTGGGCGTCGCACTATCCTGCGTTTGTGGATCCTGATCCGTCAAAGGTCAACCTCGGTGGCACGAGAAAACTGCTCAAGGATGTGGAAGTGGTAGACATTGGATGCGGGTTTGGTGGGTTGCTGGTTGGACTAGCACCCATCTTGCCAGAAACTCTCATTGTTG GCATGGAAATCCGCATCTCAGTGTTGGACTACGTCCGCAGTCGCATCACCGCTCTCCGTCTGCAACAACAAAACCTCAAGAAGATCGCCGCCGCAAACGATGCGTCCGAAGCGCCCTCTGACACACCTGCAGCACCTGCAgtcgaagatgacgaggtcGGTAGCACAACCACCATCGTCCCTGGGAATTACGAAAATATCACCGGCATCCGCGCCAACACCATGAAGTTCCTCCCCAACTTCTTCGGCCATCACCAACTCTCCAAGATCTTTGTGTGTTTCCCGGATCCGCACTTCAAGGCGCGCAAGCACAAGGCTCGAATTATCTCCGAGTCGCTGAATGCAGAGTATGCGTACGTGCTCAGGCCCGGCGGCCTGCTGTACACCATCACTGATGTGGAGGAATACCATCACTGGGTCTTGCGGCACTTCCGATACGAAactgaagaaggagagatgGCGCCTGAACGGACGGGCGGCATTCGTGATCTGTGGGAGTTGGTGTCGGAcgaagagctggaggccgaCCCTTGCGTGCGTGTGATGAAATTTGAGACGGAAGAATCGAAGAAGGTCACTCGGAATAACGGCAACAAATACGTGGCTGTTTTCCGACGTAAAGCAGACCCCGAGTGGCCTGCGTaa